One genomic region from Spiroplasma endosymbiont of Polydrusus cervinus encodes:
- a CDS encoding DDE-type integrase/transposase/recombinase, which yields MKENNIQAEYVKRMRRKILIKQNRNKNIIKYPDLVNRNFNDIKERFSILFTDVTYLIWNGKKHYQSTILDGYTKEIIDVKWSKFNNNKLVIDNLNDAINKIKKIKKDLNKTIIHSDHGYQYTSKDYNSKCLDNKIIISMGKNYHCADNIIIESFHSLLKKGTIHNKNYKSHNEYINDVKKWNKWYSNQKRKIYNKWKFVNLFINTY from the coding sequence ATGAAAGAAAATAATATTCAAGCTGAATATGTAAAGCGTATGCGTAGAAAAATATTAATAAAACAAAATAGAAATAAAAATATAATTAAATATCCTGATTTAGTAAATCGTAATTTTAATGATATTAAAGAAAGATTTTCAATTTTATTTACTGATGTAACTTATTTAATTTGAAATGGTAAAAAACATTATCAATCAACAATACTTGATGGATATACTAAAGAAATTATTGATGTAAAATGATCAAAATTTAATAATAACAAACTTGTAATTGATAATTTAAATGATGCAATTAATAAAATTAAAAAAATAAAAAAAGATCTAAATAAAACAATAATTCATTCAGATCACGGATATCAATATACATCTAAAGATTATAATAGTAAATGTTTAGATAACAAAATTATAATTTCAATGGGTAAAAATTATCATTGTGCAGACAACATTATTATTGAGAGTTTTCATTCATTACTTAAAAAAGGAACAATCCATAATAAAAATTATAAATCTCATAATGAATATATTAATGATGTTAAAAAATGAAATAAATGATATTCAAACCAAAAAAGAAAAATATATAATAAATGAAAGTTTGTAAACCTTTTTATTAATACTTACTAA
- a CDS encoding RDD family protein, whose protein sequence is MQTLENNKNYSKVDKNGLAVTMIKNKEEEDDYQIHQLARPMRVIFARFLDIILASLIPLTLTLTMKYWDQKQTIWVPIGIISITFLLFFVYFVIIPYFWDGKTVGKFCCQIKLVTNAAKLKLVVIFTRELFIIFLPWFVVLLTNLTLNLIFKVSLSNLFGTSSKNPIALIIIRIVTTIYFLWYLGLIFGLVLNPNHQILFDQHFHLFNVKRKPTVKKHPKAPKELITRKIKHVHLTENQPGNIADEILKEIDEL, encoded by the coding sequence ATGCAAACATTAGAAAATAACAAAAATTATTCAAAAGTTGATAAGAATGGTTTAGCTGTGACGATGATAAAAAATAAAGAGGAGGAAGACGACTATCAAATTCATCAATTAGCCCGGCCAATGCGGGTTATTTTTGCTCGTTTTTTAGATATTATTTTAGCGAGTTTAATTCCTTTAACGTTAACTTTGACCATGAAATATTGAGATCAAAAGCAGACAATTTGAGTGCCGATAGGAATTATTAGTATTACTTTTTTACTTTTTTTCGTATATTTTGTTATTATTCCTTATTTTTGAGATGGGAAGACAGTTGGAAAGTTTTGTTGTCAAATTAAATTAGTTACGAATGCCGCGAAATTAAAATTAGTGGTTATTTTCACCCGTGAATTATTTATTATTTTTTTACCATGATTTGTTGTTTTACTGACAAATTTAACTTTAAATCTAATTTTTAAAGTTAGTTTAAGTAATCTGTTTGGAACAAGTAGTAAAAATCCAATTGCATTAATTATTATTCGTATCGTTACAACCATTTATTTTTTATGATATTTGGGGTTAATTTTTGGTTTAGTCTTAAATCCGAATCATCAAATTTTATTTGATCAACATTTTCATTTATTTAATGTGAAGAGAAAACCCACTGTGAAAAAACACCCCAAAGCCCCCAAAGAATTAATTACAAGAAAAATCAAACATGTTCATTTAACAGAGAACCAACCGGGGAATATTGCGGATGAAATTTTAAAAGAAATTGATGAATTATAA
- a CDS encoding glycosyltransferase family 2 protein: MFLSFLIIAQNNQTKLMKTLISINEQTSNDYEIILVDDSGFQSKSPLLEFMNECFYKLGKQIQVIINLRSQGFSYGINTAIAASKGEFFMIIDEGQIIHKTATAVLKKKVATYQVEHKKIDMVEFRIHYSNSKETSEIWNKCDVLLSPKTNKEVLAYTDCTIFSKIFRRKLILQKNITLLDYRRTDAYFIYNVLVYTSGFLAIKDVLVDYDLGVITYSVFDLIKQWIYIFNLYRDLNLYREYQEELEYVFLRFCLVTFLEIVSLQKNKKLSIKAIHSAENKLERRYKSFLKNKYIKDIKDPHFKIIVADIKGYIKNWKLENTK; the protein is encoded by the coding sequence ATGTTTTTATCATTTCTGATCATAGCACAAAATAATCAAACAAAGTTAATGAAGACTTTAATTTCAATTAATGAACAAACCAGTAATGATTATGAAATTATTCTTGTTGACGATAGTGGCTTTCAATCAAAATCACCACTCTTAGAATTTATGAATGAATGTTTCTATAAATTGGGGAAACAAATCCAAGTAATTATAAATTTGCGCAGTCAAGGCTTTTCATATGGCATTAATACCGCCATTGCTGCTTCCAAAGGGGAATTTTTCATGATTATTGACGAAGGACAAATAATTCATAAAACGGCAACCGCCGTTTTAAAAAAAAAGGTTGCAACATATCAAGTGGAACATAAAAAAATTGATATGGTTGAATTTCGTATTCATTATTCTAATTCCAAAGAAACAAGTGAAATTTGAAATAAATGTGATGTTTTATTATCTCCCAAAACAAATAAGGAAGTGTTAGCATATACTGATTGTACTATTTTTAGCAAGATCTTTCGGCGTAAACTTATTTTACAAAAAAATATAACCTTACTGGATTATCGTCGTACTGATGCTTACTTTATTTATAATGTCTTGGTTTATACGAGTGGTTTTTTAGCAATTAAAGATGTTTTGGTTGATTATGATTTAGGCGTTATTACCTATAGTGTTTTTGATTTAATTAAACAATGAATTTATATTTTTAATTTATATCGTGATTTAAACTTATACCGGGAATATCAAGAGGAATTAGAGTATGTATTTCTTCGTTTTTGTTTAGTAACATTTTTAGAGATTGTTAGTTTACAAAAGAATAAAAAATTGTCAATTAAAGCTATTCATAGTGCTGAGAATAAATTAGAGCGTCGTTATAAGAGTTTTTTAAAAAATAAATATATTAAAGATATCAAAGATCCTCATTTTAAAATAATTGTTGCGGATATTAAAGGATATATTAAAAATTGAAAATTGGAAAATACAAAATAA